A stretch of the Aspergillus puulaauensis MK2 DNA, chromosome 6, nearly complete sequence genome encodes the following:
- a CDS encoding GATA-like domain-containing protein (COG:S;~EggNog:ENOG410PJF1;~InterPro:IPR013860;~PFAM:PF08550): protein MPLSSADSHSRFSPVSVRRHITQGYSLEHPDDMMTEPLPNSYSSDHQSPTTSSIASLSPSSPDLAPAVLQNLPSTCTGSISFNGPDGQDNELVPTYNSVFFSGETGTPSDPSVNPPADFPRSSLQIPAADDSSVEEEPSRHVDYLSHEWIEEDIWASWRYVVLHRERYKNSVRLENASWRTWTKLRHNLGTISPDALNWLKDCDVTWLYGPLKTSHARVKPLTVSPRPSYSESPSLCPDRKSILKKRTASETILQRSLSRHTLLQHVGAILKAQEAERSRNRPGIGNHLSPFEPTIEKPGTPRARFATNISRSGADLPSEKRHIHFNKEVLQCITVEKEEEKGWLEVGGESSWDDSYIVKPAAPTPPRSFGGENKTIARLPPTTLKHHGDAPEPQPSSIMSCWSWKNYIPGYQQYLSSFGEP, encoded by the exons ATGCCACTGTCTTCGGCGGACAGCCATTCGCGCTTCTCGCCAGTCTCAGTGCGGCGTCACATCACCCAGGGATATTCCTTAGAGCATCCAGACGATATGATGACTGAACCTCTTCCAAATTCTTATTCGTCTGATCACCAGAGTCCAACTACATCCTCTATAGCCTCTTtatctccttcctcgccggaTCTTGCACCGGCCGTCTTACAAAATCTTCCATCTACATGTACAGGCTCCATATCATTTAACGGACCTGATGGCCAAGATAATGAGTTGGTGCCGACATACAACAGTGTATTCTTCTCAGGGGAGACAGGCACTCCCTCCGATCCTTCCGTTAATCCGCCGGCAGACTTCCCTCGCTCATCCCTACAAATACCGGCCGCCGACGATAgctcggtggaggaggaaccCTCTAGACATGTCGACTACCTGTCCCATGAGTGGATAGAGGAAGATATCTGGGCGTCATGGCGTTATGTGGTTTTGCACCGAGAGAGATATAAGAACAGCGTTAGACTAGAGAATGCTTCATGGAGAACATGGACTAAACTGAGACACAACCTGGGCACTATCTCCCCAGACGCTCTGAACTG GCTGAAAGATTGTGACGTGACCTGGTTATATGGGCCGCTCAAAACTTCCCATGCACGAGTGAAGCCGCTGACTGTTTCGCCCCGACCAAGCTATTCCGAGTCACCCAGCCTCTGTCCTGACCGAAAGTCTATCTTAAAAAAGAGGACTGCGTCAGAGACTATCCTGCAACGCTCACTATCGCGGCACACTCTCCTGCAACATGTAGGCGCGATTCTGAAAGCGCAAGAGGCTGAACGTTCTCGCAATCGCCCAGGAATTGGTAATCATCTATCACCTTTCGAGCCGACGATCGAGAAGCCTGGAACCCCTCGCGCTCGATTCGCGACCAACATTTCTCGTTCTGGCGCTGACTTGCCAAGTGAAAAACGCCACATCCATTTTAATAAAGAGGTCCTGCAATGCATCACCgtagaaaaggaagaagagaagggatgGTTAGAGGTTGGAGGTGAGTCATCCTGGGACGATTCTTACATCGTGAAGCCTGCTGCTCCCACGCCACCGCGGAGCTTCGGTGGTGAGAACAAAACAATCGCTCGGCTTCCCCCCACTACGCTGAAACATCATGGTGATGCCCCTGAGCCGCAACCCTCCTCGATAATGAGTTGTTGGTCTTGGAAAAATTATATCCCAGGGTATCAACAATATTTATCATCTTTTGGTGAACCATAG
- a CDS encoding uncharacterized protein (COG:S;~EggNog:ENOG410PJ2B;~InterPro:IPR018823;~PFAM:PF13515,PF10337;~TransMembrane:12 (o25-43i50-70o76-101i122-141o156-178i190-208o562-579i591-607o613-632i639-656o662-681i701-725o)), with translation MSPSPGQTLNPKSWRKHLKPDLNRHNLLLILKGALPPTIVIAIHQSSAVANTTLTIGYLAALLSVLSQALTPRAKFLRIMLFDLLATCVSASLCCLAIFCAGKARQNSGDQTPSSSSSSSSTYNSSASAVSAIWLIAMIWAGNALRAWKPMELQDLMVAFSIFCSVTLTRAGTFVVLADGLAFVARLLKGFMLGFAIATGVSLFIYPVTSRGLVFGNVTGYVGRIEGVLRAYSGFVGGSAGDWEGADADSEEDSRKRLKDTVAGLNAVHARLQSDLFYSRDEIAWGKLSASDLDRIGGLLRDLFLPLSGMAMLPDVLDMVVKRQQDGSQDSVSDAGGTSQRLDIENVVETLNSRIGECSGLVTAGLQYVLWRLELMTPKQLDKGNGGHMDEEAGRTTLDPTQTGFMSQFEKRMKEYYSRQKQLPRTLASREAFITEKTNGAPDEGTVNDIDIRQEFFIVLFMSQLQDKLVKETLEFMRFADAKVADGTMGRNRIILPVWSIRKWLSGSSKDTKSTTSSVPEHDNKPTQYPDPEHLPPANKWERASTVFRSISSVIKSEQSIFGFRVAAASFCVGILAFLHQTQNFFVRQRCIWAMIVIVIGMSPTSGQTLLGFITRIAATVVSLALSLMVWYIPDQKTAGVIVFLYLANVFEYYFYVTKPQVFGPSIIAIVTLNVIVGYELQMRKLGLEVGTSNGQPYYPIYLFGPYKLLAVAAGCAISFIWVILPYPVTSKSRLRKSLGSGLFLLARFYSCMHSSIELWLRGQLDDTPQIQYGHPAQAPMAELQKARKAIFKEEMTLLARLGTLSHFSTFEPPIGGKFPRATYDAIIDQVQRILISMALMAQMAQSPQTQPPPQETLTPDRQLTNTESKSEKTWSTRLATVALQSAEFKSHATTSLLCHLGSAITNAQPLPPYLSAGGLFPLARWVRHVDAEMLSLRHVDDPGFAIFGLLEVLRSVVVVELEGLLGNVRQLVGELSFDFHAQIEG, from the exons ATGTCTCCCTCCCCAGGCCAGACCCTCAACCCCAAGTCATGGCGCAAACACCTCAAGCCCGACCTAAACAGGCACAACCTCCTCCTAATACTCAAAGGCGCCCTGCCACCCACAATCGTCATCGCAATCCACCAAAGCAGCGCCGTCGCAAACACAACCCTCACAATCGGCTACCTCGCAGCCCTGCTCTCCGTGCTCTCGCAGGCTCTCACCCCGCGCGCCAAGTTCCTCAGAATCATGCTCTTCGATCTCCTCGCCACTTGCGTCTCTGCGTCACTTTGTTGTCTCGCGATTTTTTGCGCTGGAAAAGCACGGCAGAACAGCGGTGACCAAacacccagcagcagcagcagcagcagcagtactTACAattccagcgccagcgccgtCTCCGCAATCTGGCTAATTGCCATGATCTGGGCCGGCAATGCACTGCGGGCGTGGAAACCAATGGAGCTGCAAGACCTCATGGTCGCGTTTTCGATTTTCTGTTCTGTGACGCTGACGCGCGCGGGGACGTTTGTGGTCCTGGCGGATGGGTTGGCGTTTGTCGCGCGGCTACTGAAGGGGTTCATGCTGGGTTTTGCGATTGCGACGGGGGTGTCCCTGTTTATCTATCCGGTTACGAGTCGCGGGCTTGTGTTTGGGAACGTTACGGGGTATGTTGGTAGGATTGAGGGGGTTCTTAGGGCTTATAGCGGGTTTGTGGGTGGTAGTGCGGGCGACTGGGAGGGTGCTGATGCAGATTCTGAGGAGGACTCTAGAAAACGGTTAAAGGACACCGTGGCGGGCCTGAATGCGGTGCATGCGAGGCTGCAGTCGGATCTCTTTTACTCGAGGGATGAGATTGCCTGGGGGAAGTTGTCGGCGAGTGATCTGGATCGGATTGGGGGTCTCTTGCGGGACCTTTTCCTGCCGCTGTCGGGGATGGCGATGCTCCCGGATGTGCTGGATATGGTTGTGAAACGTCAACAGGATGGATCTCAGGATTCTGTATCAGATGCTGGTGGGACGTCGCAGCGACTGGATATTGAGAATGTGGTGGAAACGCTCAATAGCCGCATTGGGGAGTGCTCTGGTTTGGTCACTGCGGGACTGCAGTATGTACTGTGGAGGTTGGAGCTCATGACGCCAAAACAGCTAGATAAGGGGAACGGAGGACATATGGACGAAGAGGCAGGGAGAACCACTTTGGACCCAACACAGACTGGCTTCATGTCACAGTTCGAAAAGCGGATGAAGGAGTATTACTCTAGACAGAAGCAGCTTCCACGGACACTAGCTTCACGCGAAGCATTTATAACGGAGAAAACGAATGGTGCACCAGACGAGGGGACTGTCAACGACATTGATATCCGGCAGGAGTTCTTCATTGTGCTGTTTATGTCACAGCTTCAAgacaagctcgtcaaggaaACGCTAGAATTTATGAGATTTGCAGATGCAAAAGTCGCAGACGGGACTATGGGGCGAAACAGGATAATCTTGCCAGTCTGGTCAATTCGGAAATGGCTATCTGGATCATCGAAAGACACGAAATCCACAACCAGTTCAGTGCCTGAGCATGATAACAAACCAACGCAGTATCCAGACCCCGAGCATCTGCCACCGGCCAACAAGTGGGAGAGAGCAAGCACCGTCTTCCGTTCTATATCATCTGTTATCAAGTCTGAACAAAGCATATTCGGCTTCAGAGTTGCGGCGGCTTCCTTTTGCGTGGGAATACTGGCATTCCTCCACCAGACGCAAAACTTTTTCGTCCGTCAGCGATGTATCTGGGCGATGATTGTCATAGTCATCGGGATGAGCCCGACAAGCGGGCAGACCCTGCTGGGATTCATCACCCGCATTGCAGCTACTGTTGTTTCGCTGGCGTTGAGCTTGATGGTTTGGTACATCCCTGACCAGAAAACTGCGGGCGTGATCGTCTTTCTCTACCTGGCGAATGTCTTCGAG TATTATTTCTATGTCACCAAACCCCAAGTCTTTGGcccctccatcatcgccatcgtcactCTCAACGTCATCGTCGGCTACGAGCTACAG ATGCGCAAACTCGGCCTCGAAGTCGGCACCTCCAACGGCCAGCCCTACTACCCAATCTACCTCTTCGGGCCCTACAAGCTCCTCGCCGTGGCAGCCGGCTGCgcaatctccttcatctGGGTGATCCTGCCATACCCCGTAACCTCCAAGAGCCGACTGCGCAAGTCGCTGGGCAGCGGGctgttcctcctcgccaggTTCTACAGCTGCATGCACTCGAGCATCGAGCTTTGGCTTAGGGGCCAACTGGATGACACTCCACAAATACAATACGGCCACCCCGCCCAAGCACCGATGGCTGAACTCCAGAAAGCGCGCAAGGCAATATTCAAAGAGGAAATGACCCTCCTCGCTCGCCTCGGCACCCTCAGCCACTTCAGTACCTTTGAGCCTCCTATCGGGGGGAAATTCCCGAGGGCAACATATGACGCAATCATAGATCAAGTCCAGCGGATTCTAATCAGCATGGCCCTAATGGCTCAGATGGCACAGAGCCCGCAaacacaaccaccaccacaggAAACTCTAACTCCAGATCGCCAACTCACCAACACCGAAAGTAAAAGTGAAAAGACCTGGTCCACCCGCCTCGCAACCGTCGCGCTGCAATCCGCCGAATTCAAATCCCACGCAACGACCTCGCTGCTTTGCCACCTCGGGTCAGCGATCACAAATGCGCAGCCGCTCCCGCCGTATCTATCAGCGGGCGGGCTGTTCCCGCTTGCGCGGTGGGTGCGACATGTTGACGCGGAGATGCTGAGTCTTCGACATGTAGACGACCCCGGGTTTGCCATTTTTGGGCTGTTGGAGGTGCTGAGAtctgttgtggttgttgagttGGAGGGTTTGCTTGG GAATGTGAGGCAGTTGGTTGGGGAGCTGTCTTTTGATTTCCATGCTCAGATAGAAGGGTAG
- a CDS encoding uncharacterized protein (COG:E;~EggNog:ENOG410PMK9;~InterPro:IPR000073,IPR008220,IPR029058;~MEROPS:MER0044357;~PFAM:PF00561;~go_function: GO:0016747 - transferase activity, transferring acyl groups other than amino-acyl groups [Evidence IEA];~go_process: GO:0009058 - biosynthetic process [Evidence IEA]), whose amino-acid sequence MGGMTALEWPLCAPPGFVKLIIPIATSAAQTAWGIAWSEIQRQCIYSDPLFHGGYYDPNQQPKSGIATAPAPACTSTGNPTRRLFSAQDYLDYQGSKFVRRFDANCYLHLTHKMDMHDVRRGRVYKDYDPHFNDESTPPPPLATVLSGMPPPTLVVGIESDVLFLLAQQHELAAGLPDATLTMLKSFDGHYAFLLEFEQPNHLIIDRLKRRFPGMYEGFTERVAEINMSHLAIGVSVSEID is encoded by the exons ATGGGAGGCATGACAGCTCTCGAGTGGCCTCTCTGTGCGCCGCCTGGCTTCGTGAAGCTAATTATCCCCATTGCAACCTCCGCTGCCCAGACTGCCTGGGGGATCGCATGGTCTGAGATCCAGAGGCAATGCATTTACTCTGATCCCTTGTTCCACGGCGGTTACTATGATCCCAATCAGCAGCCAAAATCCGGAATTGCGACAGCAC CGGCACCAGCATGCACTAGCACGGGCAATCCAACGAGGAGGTTATTTTCTGCGCAAGATTATCTCGACTACCAAGGATCCAAGTTCGTGCGTCGCTTCGACGCGAACTGCTATCTCCACCTCACCCACAAAATGGATATGCATGATGTTCGGCGTGGCCGGGTGTACAAGGACTATGATCCCCATTTCAATGACGAGAGtactcctcctcctcctttaGCCACCGTACTCTCGGGTATGCCACCGCCTACCTTGGTTGTTGGTATTGAATCCGatgtcctcttccttcttgcccAACAACATGAGCTTGCTGCCGGCCTTCCGGATGCTACTTTAACGATGCTCAAGTCATTTGACGGACACTATGCTTTTCTTCTCGAGTTTGAACAACCGAATCATCTCATTATCGACAGGCTGAAACGGCGATTCCCAGGCATGTACGAAGGGTTTACCGAGAGGGTGGCTGAGATTAACATGTCTCATTTGGCGATCGGAGTCAGTGTGAGTGAGATTGATTGA